The Arachis hypogaea cultivar Tifrunner chromosome 16, arahy.Tifrunner.gnm2.J5K5, whole genome shotgun sequence genome contains a region encoding:
- the LOC112755108 gene encoding triacylglycerol lipase 2: MSLLANTLYLLLFFSSSVLRVAQGSSRASLGRKNGATTFPPSLLGDDGICASSVVIHGYKCQELQVTTADGYILSVQRIPEGRSGNGNNQTKQAVILQHGILVDGTQWLLNGPEQNLPLILADNGFDVWISNTRGTRFSRRHTSLDPSSKAYWDWSWDELGSYDLPAVVEYVSSQTGQKPHYVGHSLGTLTVLASLSEGKLVNQLKSAALLSPIAYLSHLTTQLLDVAAKFYLDEFIRIFGLSEFIPKGIPVQAFLKLVCDHPGVDCYDLLPVITGKNCCLNSSTIDLLLKNAPQSTATKNLIHLAQTIRSGVLAKYNYVRPDYNFMHYGEAVPPVYNLSNIPHDLPLFLSYGARDALSDVVDVQTLLDSLKSHDADKLSVQFIKDYAHLDFVMGVNAKDVVYNAVISFFNRQFN, from the exons atgtctCTCTTGGCTAATACCCTGTACCTTTTATTATTCTTTTCATCTTCTGTGCTTCGCGTAGCACAGGGTTCTAGCCGTGCCTCCTTAGGTAGAAAAAACGGTGCTACTAcctttcctccttctctcttggGTGATGATGGCATATGCGCCTCTTCTGTTGTTATTCATGGTTACAAGTGCCAGGAACTTCAA GTTACTACTGCAGATGGGTACATTCTTAGCGTCCAAAGAATCCCAGAAGGTAGAAGTGGCAATGGGAATAATCAGACGAAGCAGGCAGTGATACTTCAGCATGGAATATTAGTG GACGGAACGCAATGGCTTTTGAACGGTCCAGAGCAAAATCTGCCACTGATATTAGCTGATAACGGCTTCGATGTTTGGATTTCTAACACCAGAGGCACCAGATTCAGCCGCCGCCATACCTCATTGGACCCTTCTTCTAAG GCGTATTGGGATTGGTCGTGGGATGAACTGGGTAGCTATGATCTACCTGCTGTTGTGGAGTATGTATCCAGCCAAACAGGACAAAAGCCTCATTACGTCGGCCATTCACTG GGAACATTGACAGTTTTGGCTTCCTTGTCGGAAGGGAAATTGGTGAATCAGCTGAAATCAGCAGCATTATTGAGCCCCATAGCCTATTTGAGTCATTTAACCACTCAATTATTAGATGTTGCAGCTAAGTTTTATCTAGACGAG TTCATTCGAATATTTGGGCTATCGGAATTCATTCCCAAAGG gatACCTGTTCAAGCCTTTCTCAAGCTAGTTTGCGATCACCCTGGAGTAGATTGTTACGACTTGTTGCCTGTTATAACCG GTAAAAATTGTTGCCTCAATTCTTCAACTATTGATTTATTATTGAAGAATGCACCTCAGTCAACAGCAACAAAGAATTTGATACACTTGGCCCAGA CTATTAGAAGTGGGGTTCTTGCAAAGTATAATTACGTGAGACCAGACTATAATTTTATGCACTATGGAGAAGCAGTCCCTCCAGTTTACAACTTATCTAATATCCCTCATGACCTACCTCTATTTCTGAGCTATGGTGCTCGAGATGCTCTTTCTGATGTTGTTGATGTGCAAACTTTACTTGATTCCCTAAAGTCTCATGATGCTGATAAGCTTAGTGTTCAGTTCATCAAGGACTATGCTCATCTTGATTTCGTTATGGGGGTCAATGCCAAAGACGTAGTGTACAATGCTGTCATTTCATTTTTCAACcgtcaatttaattaa